Proteins encoded in a region of the Elaeis guineensis isolate ETL-2024a chromosome 7, EG11, whole genome shotgun sequence genome:
- the LOC140859078 gene encoding uncharacterized protein yields MVWAVEEFKTSSEMRDLKVEFGQAAFNKGFELCQEKVVGKFSKLDLGFLDEASDDEAGPSEAAVGLPLAETSSTAAADLPGALSSPTSASEGIPLKSMIRDLRRKVRHLTKKSKKLDDEFHRLRKSHLEVTAEATRFRDLHKKGFMDYTRRKADFVTELEKLQKRASDRSWTQASKISSLEVELAAAREKIGQLKGSSSWLAT; encoded by the exons atggtctgggcagtggaggagttcaaaacctcctccgagatgagggatctgaaggtcgagttcggccaggccgccttcaaCAAGGGCTTTGAactttgccaagagaaggtggtcggaaagttttccaagctggacctcggcttcctggatgaggcgtccgatgacgaagccgggccttctgaagctgctgtcggtcttcctcttgccgagacttcctcgactgccgcggccgaccttccgggggcgctgagctcccccacttctgcctCAGAG gggattcctctgaagtcgatgatccgggatctcagaagaaaagttcgtcacttgacgaagaaatcaaagaagctggatgacgaattTCACCggttgaggaagagccatttggaagtcactgcagaggctactcgctttcgggacctccacaaaaagggtttcatggactacacccggaggaaggctgacttcgtgacggagcttgagaaactccaaaaacgtgccagcgatcgatcttggactcaggcttccaagatcagctcccttgaagtcgagctggcggctgcacgggagaagatcggtcagttgaaagggagctcgtcctggctcgcaacttag